A region of Toxorhynchites rutilus septentrionalis strain SRP chromosome 1, ASM2978413v1, whole genome shotgun sequence DNA encodes the following proteins:
- the LOC129762513 gene encoding protein hemingway isoform X1: MHTGQGMNSSEKQLEKSTSVTNSLLPESSSCESANSSSSSNWDKTDYSSFLSEKPSDRDEDALSCRSDASSVSREKRHYGAFQVDLMSSEPEDFDESGHLFHMDIMKDSLSDISLPVARRVVQEKCKSAQNLSFSRQRVREIERHNQLLLQKIMTSKPTLKTMPKSSAPVIKTPVPNNSRITSAALNRKKKQRQIDLDNQVLRKKLEKIERSRRSIF; this comes from the exons ATG CACACAGGTCAGGGAATGAATTCGAGCGAGAAGCAGCTCGAGAAAAGCACTTCGGTCACCAATTCATTGCTTCCGGAGTCCAGCTCCTGTGAATCGGCgaatagcagcagcagcagcaactggGATAAAACGGATTACAGTTCGTTTCTTTCGGAAAAACCATCCGATCGAGATGAGGATGCGTTAAGCTGCCGGTCGGATGCGTCTTCTGTGTCCCGCGAAAAACGTCACTACGGAGCGTTCCAAGTTGACCTAATGAGCTCCGAGCCGGAAGATTTTGACGAAAGTGGCCATCTGTTCCATATGGATATTATGAAGGATAGCTTGAGCGATATTTCGTTACCGGTGGCGAGAAGAGTGGTTCAGGAAAAATGTAAAAGCGCCCAGAATCTGTCCTTTTCGCGACAACGAGTGCGAGAGATTGAGAGGCATAATCAGCTCCTGCTGCAGAAAATTATGACCAGCAAGCCGACATTGAAAACGATGCCAAAAAGCAGCGCACCGGTAATTAAAACG CCCGTACCAAACAACTCACGTATCACGAGTGCCGCCTTGAACCGGAAGAAGAAACAACGGCAAATCGACCTTGACAATCAG GTTCTCCGGAAGAAGCTGGAGAAAATCGAACGATCTCGGCGTTCTATTTTTTGA
- the LOC129762513 gene encoding protein hemingway isoform X2, with protein sequence MNSSEKQLEKSTSVTNSLLPESSSCESANSSSSSNWDKTDYSSFLSEKPSDRDEDALSCRSDASSVSREKRHYGAFQVDLMSSEPEDFDESGHLFHMDIMKDSLSDISLPVARRVVQEKCKSAQNLSFSRQRVREIERHNQLLLQKIMTSKPTLKTMPKSSAPVIKTPVPNNSRITSAALNRKKKQRQIDLDNQVLRKKLEKIERSRRSIF encoded by the exons ATGAATTCGAGCGAGAAGCAGCTCGAGAAAAGCACTTCGGTCACCAATTCATTGCTTCCGGAGTCCAGCTCCTGTGAATCGGCgaatagcagcagcagcagcaactggGATAAAACGGATTACAGTTCGTTTCTTTCGGAAAAACCATCCGATCGAGATGAGGATGCGTTAAGCTGCCGGTCGGATGCGTCTTCTGTGTCCCGCGAAAAACGTCACTACGGAGCGTTCCAAGTTGACCTAATGAGCTCCGAGCCGGAAGATTTTGACGAAAGTGGCCATCTGTTCCATATGGATATTATGAAGGATAGCTTGAGCGATATTTCGTTACCGGTGGCGAGAAGAGTGGTTCAGGAAAAATGTAAAAGCGCCCAGAATCTGTCCTTTTCGCGACAACGAGTGCGAGAGATTGAGAGGCATAATCAGCTCCTGCTGCAGAAAATTATGACCAGCAAGCCGACATTGAAAACGATGCCAAAAAGCAGCGCACCGGTAATTAAAACG CCCGTACCAAACAACTCACGTATCACGAGTGCCGCCTTGAACCGGAAGAAGAAACAACGGCAAATCGACCTTGACAATCAG GTTCTCCGGAAGAAGCTGGAGAAAATCGAACGATCTCGGCGTTCTATTTTTTGA